One window of the Arthrobacter sp. zg-Y919 genome contains the following:
- a CDS encoding LuxR family transcriptional regulator, with amino-acid sequence MSVAELVGRAEIIDELCSALAGGGAGAVILGRSGVGKTAVLNAVAGRLQADFHIVPVRGTAIAAETPYGALAYLISGLPEDAAHNPVKLLQDLSRSFVARAGGKRVLVAVDNADRLDRFTIMALSQLLRRGTVAVVAAASVHWEADPELVRLWSEGLLARVDLALLTERQTRQLMQQILGAAVSGLAAATMWQETEGSPRLIRLMTNVQVHSGTLVRRESTWVRTAPFTRTGEVSEVVDTVLARLDAPERQLVEVLALCITLPLPRALELVPAAALDALEEQQVISVAGNPPRVRLSGGTPGSVIAASMAPGRRRELWEDMSPRMDPAGLEAEELTAYVGWALCCGEEPGPSVALRAARAANERADGAAALRFVRAVPVGTRSQELVCEEVRALHGAGKLAEALAAFKQIEPRLSPQERAGYVPLQLLHSQTLARVPGAGDPLEPLLAVEGSRPAEGDQPELAAALILAHSRLAADGGRVREVPDELFGLSGKAELKPSTRIHAAALSANILALSGRTSEALDILAQLGAPKDYALGPGNATEVCTRIFDTYVLSGELDRAADFVKAFDKTGIRPSYAGSAGELAVAVLAAWQGQDGAAREALTGGMGQLRVHDPHDMLPLARTLSAYLNRERHAESGESLNQAHNAKQNSGYFRGFLIRYFALQAGNNDAGLRCRRLREEAGSAQAAGYAAPALHFLAAAVQSGDRQAAADLLAAADDAGGRFGSLVSDFAAGVLHDDPSLLVNAAQGFRNLGQHLLCRSAAHAAEESAVHGSPGERRALARSARALANASLRSMQHVGGRAETLAGLSAFEADLAHRAVTLATTTQIAGELNLSPRTIEWHLGKIFAKLHVSGRSELAEILA; translated from the coding sequence TTGAGCGTAGCTGAGCTTGTAGGGCGTGCAGAAATCATTGATGAGCTCTGCTCCGCACTCGCCGGCGGCGGCGCAGGCGCAGTGATCCTCGGACGTTCCGGAGTGGGCAAGACCGCGGTGCTCAACGCCGTGGCGGGCCGCCTCCAGGCCGACTTTCACATCGTCCCGGTGCGGGGCACCGCCATTGCCGCCGAGACACCTTATGGAGCCTTGGCCTACCTGATCAGCGGACTGCCTGAAGACGCGGCACACAATCCTGTGAAGCTGCTGCAGGACCTTAGCCGCTCCTTCGTGGCGCGGGCCGGGGGAAAGCGTGTCCTGGTGGCGGTGGACAACGCGGACCGGCTGGACCGGTTCACCATCATGGCCTTGTCCCAGTTGCTGCGGCGCGGGACCGTCGCCGTGGTGGCGGCTGCTTCCGTCCATTGGGAAGCCGACCCCGAACTGGTGCGCCTGTGGAGCGAAGGGCTGCTGGCGAGGGTTGATCTCGCGCTCCTCACCGAGCGGCAGACCCGCCAGCTGATGCAGCAGATACTGGGCGCGGCGGTCTCCGGGCTTGCGGCGGCCACTATGTGGCAGGAAACCGAGGGCAGCCCGCGGTTAATCCGGCTCATGACCAACGTCCAGGTCCACTCCGGAACGTTGGTCCGCAGGGAATCCACCTGGGTCCGCACGGCCCCCTTCACCCGCACCGGTGAGGTCAGTGAAGTCGTGGACACAGTTCTGGCCCGGCTGGACGCCCCTGAACGGCAGCTGGTGGAAGTCCTGGCGCTGTGCATCACCCTTCCCCTGCCCCGGGCCCTGGAACTGGTCCCGGCCGCGGCCCTTGATGCCCTCGAGGAGCAGCAGGTGATCTCCGTGGCCGGCAACCCGCCGCGGGTCCGGCTAAGCGGCGGAACCCCGGGGTCAGTCATAGCGGCGAGCATGGCACCGGGACGGAGGAGGGAACTGTGGGAGGACATGTCGCCCCGGATGGACCCCGCCGGGCTGGAAGCAGAGGAACTCACCGCCTACGTGGGCTGGGCCCTGTGCTGCGGTGAGGAGCCCGGCCCGTCCGTGGCCCTCCGCGCGGCGCGTGCGGCCAACGAACGGGCGGATGGGGCCGCCGCCCTCCGGTTTGTCCGCGCGGTGCCCGTCGGGACGCGCAGCCAGGAGCTGGTCTGTGAAGAGGTCCGTGCCCTGCACGGCGCCGGGAAGCTGGCGGAAGCACTCGCCGCCTTCAAACAGATCGAACCGCGGCTGTCCCCTCAGGAGCGGGCGGGCTACGTGCCCCTGCAGCTGCTGCACAGCCAGACGCTTGCCCGTGTGCCGGGAGCCGGTGACCCTTTGGAGCCGCTGCTGGCAGTGGAGGGATCCCGCCCGGCGGAAGGGGACCAGCCGGAGCTGGCTGCGGCCCTGATCCTGGCGCACAGCAGGCTCGCCGCTGACGGGGGCCGTGTCCGGGAGGTTCCGGACGAACTCTTCGGCCTGTCCGGGAAAGCGGAGCTGAAACCCTCCACCCGGATACATGCCGCCGCGCTGTCGGCGAATATCCTGGCCCTGTCCGGGCGGACAAGCGAAGCGCTGGATATTCTCGCGCAGCTGGGGGCGCCCAAGGATTATGCCCTCGGTCCCGGGAACGCCACGGAAGTCTGCACCCGCATCTTCGATACCTATGTCCTTTCGGGCGAGCTCGACCGGGCAGCGGATTTCGTCAAAGCCTTCGACAAGACCGGAATCCGGCCTTCCTATGCGGGCAGCGCCGGTGAACTGGCGGTGGCGGTCCTGGCCGCCTGGCAGGGGCAGGACGGTGCCGCCCGGGAAGCACTTACCGGCGGCATGGGGCAGCTCAGGGTCCACGATCCGCACGATATGCTCCCACTTGCCCGCACCCTGTCTGCCTACCTCAACCGGGAGCGGCACGCTGAATCCGGCGAAAGCCTGAACCAGGCACACAACGCGAAGCAAAACTCCGGCTACTTCCGGGGATTCCTGATCCGCTATTTCGCTCTCCAGGCCGGGAACAACGATGCCGGGCTCCGCTGCAGGCGGCTCCGCGAGGAAGCCGGGTCCGCCCAGGCTGCAGGTTACGCGGCGCCGGCGCTCCATTTCCTGGCGGCAGCCGTCCAGTCGGGGGACCGGCAGGCGGCCGCGGACCTCCTCGCGGCAGCGGACGACGCCGGCGGAAGGTTCGGTTCCCTGGTGTCGGACTTCGCCGCCGGCGTCCTCCACGATGATCCTTCCCTGCTCGTAAACGCCGCACAGGGTTTCCGGAACCTTGGACAGCACCTGTTGTGCCGTAGCGCCGCCCACGCGGCGGAGGAAAGCGCGGTGCACGGCAGTCCGGGGGAGCGCAGGGCACTGGCGAGGTCTGCCCGCGCCCTGGCAAACGCCAGTCTGCGGTCAATGCAGCACGTCGGCGGACGGGCGGAAACTCTGGCCGGATTGAGCGCATTCGAGGCGGATCTTGCGCACCGGGCCGTCACGCTGGCCACCACCACGCAGATCGCCGGGGAGTTGAACCTATCGCCCCGAACCATCGAGTGGCACCTGGGAAAGATCTTTGCGAAGCTCCACGTCTCCGGGCGTTCCGAACTTGCCGAGATCCTGGCCTAG
- a CDS encoding helix-turn-helix transcriptional regulator: MNPRSLAGRDTMLVAVLESLRRPPGHGAVIAAEAGMGKTAVATAAVQELQGPVYWVYSSPALKSVPYGALAALLPDLAPGQTGSSLAVMRALMARFFPTSPPGGAPAFQPGREPLVVVDDAHDIDGYSLDLLAQLLDARYIRLLVLTQAFADISGILPHMWDGQLTRHRLRALAEPEVLQLCEQELQGQVSTTAAVELTRLTGGNPMYLLALIDESVRSGFLVQRHGVWVTTESEPPVGGRVGDLVKAQVRSLGPADRTAMETICLAEPLPLRSAFRLGLHASVDRLTEALLVVVSGDHDGGQTLRPLHPIYGEVVRWMVPAARSARLLKELESVPAGMGLGEEGVLRRVSWSLALGAPVPGRELLRAAESANNRSDPRLALRAAAAVGSGELRICARVQESRALLLLGETAAAAEALEGVLEQAPDLRTVKQAMMVHIQLALQSAAASGWAVPLAQRWNREIDRLSGRESSDSEERARGGAQMLDLLGRIRKGEYAHTELELAELLRSARAGGHTEAVVMAEAMMAEVLVATGRAQSALGHSTAAMELLREGTSGSRLFGPFVLHRHLTVLTWLGEWEQLQQCVASADSPDQRTLLHSGGFADFSVGIGHLRAGSLEDAVKDFCAAAEAAAINDPEGILPLSLALGSFAAGSLGHRDLASRLLETAERTAPRGAEHYQLLAEGILAGGRLARNSDDAALHELRNAAAAAQERSFTATEFTLRHFAMRMGDFSDAGRLLKVTEGFEGPQAPALNRVARAVVDQDSAALVALASDPDPELDPQLARQCLLEAQRLARRNDDRVLLNRIQRLLGRNGGGSRGALPQLTRRERDVAALVAAGQRNADIAKALKLSVRTVEGHIYRIYEKLGISRRDELKARFPLLDHPSGGWSRPLPAE; encoded by the coding sequence TTGAACCCGAGGTCGCTGGCAGGCAGGGACACCATGCTTGTCGCCGTGCTCGAGAGCCTCCGCCGGCCACCCGGGCACGGGGCCGTCATCGCTGCGGAAGCCGGGATGGGCAAGACTGCGGTGGCTACGGCTGCCGTGCAGGAACTGCAGGGCCCCGTGTACTGGGTCTACTCAAGCCCGGCACTGAAGTCCGTACCGTACGGTGCGCTCGCAGCACTCCTGCCAGACCTCGCTCCGGGGCAGACCGGGTCTTCGCTGGCAGTGATGCGGGCGCTCATGGCGCGGTTCTTTCCGACGTCGCCGCCAGGGGGAGCACCCGCTTTCCAGCCGGGCCGGGAACCCCTGGTCGTCGTCGACGACGCGCACGACATCGACGGGTATAGCCTCGACCTCCTCGCCCAGCTCCTTGATGCCCGGTACATCAGGCTTCTTGTCCTCACCCAGGCGTTCGCGGACATTTCCGGCATCCTTCCGCACATGTGGGACGGGCAGCTGACCCGCCACCGGCTGCGGGCCCTGGCCGAACCGGAAGTCCTGCAGCTGTGCGAGCAGGAGCTTCAGGGGCAGGTCAGCACTACAGCCGCCGTCGAGTTGACCCGCCTGACCGGGGGGAACCCGATGTACCTGCTCGCGCTGATTGACGAGTCGGTCCGCAGCGGCTTCCTGGTTCAGCGGCACGGAGTCTGGGTAACGACCGAGAGCGAGCCTCCGGTGGGCGGGAGGGTCGGAGACCTCGTCAAGGCGCAGGTAAGGAGCCTCGGCCCCGCAGACCGCACAGCGATGGAGACAATCTGCCTTGCCGAACCGCTGCCCCTGCGGTCGGCTTTCCGGCTCGGCCTGCACGCCTCGGTGGACCGTCTCACGGAGGCCCTCCTTGTGGTGGTTTCAGGAGACCACGACGGCGGACAAACGCTGCGGCCCCTGCATCCCATCTATGGGGAAGTGGTCCGGTGGATGGTCCCGGCAGCGCGGAGCGCGCGTCTCCTGAAAGAACTGGAAAGCGTTCCGGCAGGGATGGGCCTGGGGGAGGAGGGGGTGCTCCGCCGGGTTTCCTGGTCGCTGGCACTGGGGGCGCCGGTCCCCGGGCGAGAGCTGCTGCGCGCGGCCGAAAGCGCAAACAACCGCTCGGATCCGCGGCTGGCCCTCCGGGCCGCTGCCGCAGTGGGGAGCGGCGAACTGCGGATCTGCGCACGGGTACAGGAGTCCCGCGCGTTGCTGCTGCTGGGTGAGACTGCCGCCGCAGCGGAAGCCCTGGAGGGGGTGCTTGAGCAGGCGCCGGATCTGCGCACCGTGAAACAGGCAATGATGGTTCATATCCAGCTGGCGTTGCAGTCGGCGGCGGCATCCGGGTGGGCGGTTCCCCTGGCACAGCGGTGGAACCGGGAAATTGACCGCCTTTCCGGACGCGAATCCTCCGACTCCGAGGAACGTGCCCGGGGCGGCGCGCAGATGCTCGATCTGCTCGGCCGGATCAGGAAAGGCGAGTATGCCCACACCGAACTGGAACTCGCGGAGCTCCTCCGCAGTGCCCGTGCGGGTGGCCACACAGAGGCGGTCGTCATGGCCGAGGCCATGATGGCCGAAGTCCTGGTGGCAACCGGTCGCGCCCAATCAGCGCTCGGACATAGTACGGCCGCCATGGAACTGCTGCGGGAAGGTACTTCCGGGTCCCGGCTCTTTGGTCCGTTTGTCCTGCACCGGCACCTCACGGTCCTGACGTGGCTGGGGGAATGGGAGCAGCTGCAGCAGTGCGTCGCCTCTGCGGATTCCCCCGACCAACGCACGCTGTTGCATTCCGGCGGCTTCGCAGACTTCTCCGTGGGGATTGGCCACCTGCGCGCCGGGTCCCTGGAAGATGCCGTAAAGGACTTTTGTGCAGCGGCCGAAGCAGCTGCGATCAATGATCCTGAAGGTATTCTCCCGCTGTCCCTGGCACTTGGCTCCTTTGCCGCAGGCAGCCTGGGCCACCGGGACCTCGCTTCGCGGCTGCTTGAAACCGCAGAGCGGACAGCCCCGCGGGGAGCCGAGCATTACCAGCTGCTGGCCGAAGGCATCCTGGCCGGTGGAAGGCTCGCCCGGAATTCAGACGATGCTGCCCTGCACGAACTGCGGAACGCGGCCGCCGCCGCGCAGGAGCGGTCATTCACCGCCACGGAATTCACCCTGCGCCATTTCGCGATGCGCATGGGTGATTTCTCCGATGCCGGGCGGCTGTTGAAGGTAACAGAAGGATTCGAAGGTCCGCAGGCGCCCGCGTTGAACCGGGTGGCGCGCGCCGTCGTCGACCAGGACAGTGCGGCGCTGGTGGCGCTGGCCTCGGACCCGGACCCGGAACTGGACCCGCAGCTGGCACGCCAGTGCCTGCTTGAAGCCCAGCGCCTTGCCCGCAGGAATGATGACCGTGTACTGCTGAACCGGATACAACGGCTGCTGGGGCGGAACGGCGGCGGCAGCCGCGGTGCGCTTCCCCAGCTGACCCGGCGGGAACGCGACGTCGCGGCGCTGGTAGCGGCCGGACAGCGCAACGCCGACATTGCCAAGGCATTGAAACTCTCCGTCCGGACCGTGGAAGGCCACATCTACCGGATCTACGAAAAGCTCGGGATCAGCCGCCGGGATGAACTGAAAGCCCGGTTCCCCCTGCTGGACCACCCCTCCGGCGGCTGGAGCCGACCGTTGCCGGCCGAGTAA
- a CDS encoding 50S ribosomal protein L25/general stress protein Ctc — MSEQKLAGTARTEFGKGAARKARAAGQIPAVIYGHGADVMHILLPAKATTLAVRTSNALLEIDVDGESHLALARDIQRDPIKQIIEHIDLLTVRKGEKVEVEVNIHVEGELAAGDSVYNQEANTVLVAADATNLPETIVVSIEGRKAGEHIYASDLVLPAGVELLLDPETMIINISEPTVQDLGAPSDEQVAVAAAEVGAEA; from the coding sequence ATGTCTGAGCAGAAGCTCGCAGGAACCGCCCGCACCGAGTTCGGCAAGGGAGCAGCCCGCAAGGCCCGCGCCGCCGGCCAGATCCCGGCAGTCATCTACGGCCACGGCGCCGATGTTATGCACATCCTGCTGCCGGCCAAGGCCACCACGCTGGCTGTCCGCACCTCCAACGCCCTGCTGGAAATCGACGTCGACGGCGAGTCCCACCTGGCCCTGGCCCGCGACATCCAGCGCGATCCGATCAAGCAGATCATCGAGCACATCGACCTCCTGACCGTCCGTAAGGGCGAAAAGGTCGAGGTCGAGGTCAACATCCACGTTGAGGGCGAACTGGCTGCAGGCGACTCGGTCTACAACCAGGAAGCCAACACGGTCCTGGTTGCTGCCGACGCCACCAACCTGCCGGAAACCATCGTGGTCAGCATCGAAGGCCGCAAGGCCGGCGAGCACATCTACGCCTCGGACCTCGTACTGCCTGCCGGCGTCGAGCTCCTGCTGGATCCCGAAACCATGATCATCAACATCTCCGAGCCCACCGTGCAGGACCTTGGCGCTCCGTCCGACGAGCAGGTTGCTGTTGCAGCTGCTGAAGTTGGCGCTGAAGCGTAA
- the pth gene encoding aminoacyl-tRNA hydrolase, translating to MNSNTWLVAGLGNPGPGYSRNRHNVGQMVLDELALRMGGKFKVHRSHASIVEGRLGIGGPRVVLAKPLTYMNLSGGPVSSLARFFDIDPEQVVAVHDEIDIPFNTVRLKRGGGEGGHNGLRDISKALGTKDYLRVRVGVGRPPGRMDTADYVLKDFSGTEAKELPFLVGDAADAVELLLTEGLTAAQQKFHGAGS from the coding sequence GTGAACAGTAACACCTGGCTTGTAGCCGGGCTCGGAAACCCCGGGCCCGGCTACAGCCGTAACCGGCACAATGTCGGCCAAATGGTTTTGGACGAACTGGCCCTCCGCATGGGCGGAAAATTCAAGGTCCACCGCTCGCACGCGTCCATTGTCGAAGGACGCCTCGGCATCGGCGGTCCACGCGTGGTGCTAGCGAAGCCGCTGACCTATATGAACCTGTCCGGGGGCCCCGTATCCTCTCTGGCCCGCTTCTTCGATATTGACCCGGAGCAGGTGGTGGCGGTCCACGACGAGATCGATATCCCCTTCAACACCGTCCGGCTCAAGCGCGGCGGCGGAGAGGGTGGCCACAACGGTCTCCGGGACATCAGCAAAGCCCTGGGTACCAAGGATTACCTGCGGGTCCGGGTGGGCGTCGGCCGTCCCCCGGGACGTATGGACACGGCCGACTACGTACTCAAGGACTTCTCGGGGACCGAGGCGAAGGAACTTCCGTTCCTCGTCGGCGATGCTGCGGACGCTGTCGAACTCCTCCTGACGGAGGGGTTGACGGCCGCCCAGCAGAAATTCCACGGCGCCGGGTCCTGA
- a CDS encoding LuxR C-terminal-related transcriptional regulator: MEVAGRPLHREDSRPEDSRNPGNEAGFRPGVPVLAQMKYAAARAIEALSEGKSVVVTGAPGTGKSTVMAGVLAGLGSGYSVLQLRGAASWSGRPFDGLLWLLSELPPESLSDPVYVLQYVRSVFRERATGRTLVLAVENIEDLDGATTAVLLQLCRAGSALILCTVRDLSACTGEFVRWWAEDGVHKESLEALRPSGTRALLEGLAGGAVSSRLVAQVQARSRGNPLLSALFLREQMDAGTVLRRRGTWVWTGAVSYSGVLAERVEAETGGLSAEERYAADVLAVSGSLPLLQLLELADPPAVERLEQDLLIASGPVRTVQLKDPLLAEAAAALVAPTRAAEIRSRLETVRELYASGAGNEPQTAAAARTAALNARDLSLRGRWAEAAAAAQVCRELMEKSAGAGSWSRELLSELFCVYVRCGDLRQAAALLAQTDEAAVELHGGNDLCEGIVQVLGGRADRALDYLQRALAQLEEEGPADLLPLAETAAAYACLLLNDGDAARGYLAAADQASGLADAGVSQPGGGLARRFAWLCAARGAAFHGETERPVDVGSGGAGEDLSGAMLALATAALQGCADAAVELGEAAAACSGDAADLYAELAEGLAASRPASMLHAAERAHGLGQYRMAYEAARGASRLAREQSARSLLRAARRIENVSYRMLSAAHSVADRLPELSDFERGLALEAAGGKSSSQLAASLHLSPRTIDWHLGRIFQKLRVTGRAELRECLEPERTQL; the protein is encoded by the coding sequence ATGGAAGTTGCCGGACGCCCACTGCACCGTGAAGACAGCCGCCCCGAAGACAGCCGGAACCCCGGTAACGAAGCCGGTTTCCGTCCGGGCGTCCCTGTGCTGGCCCAGATGAAGTATGCCGCGGCCCGTGCAATTGAAGCACTCTCGGAAGGCAAGAGTGTTGTGGTCACGGGGGCACCGGGAACAGGTAAATCCACTGTTATGGCCGGCGTCCTGGCCGGCCTGGGCAGTGGTTATTCGGTGCTGCAGCTTCGCGGAGCAGCATCGTGGTCCGGCAGGCCGTTCGACGGACTGCTCTGGCTGTTGAGCGAGCTTCCGCCCGAGTCCCTCTCGGATCCGGTCTATGTCCTCCAATACGTCCGGAGCGTGTTCCGGGAAAGGGCGACCGGTCGCACGCTGGTTCTTGCCGTGGAGAACATAGAGGATCTGGATGGGGCAACCACTGCCGTCCTCCTTCAACTGTGCAGGGCGGGTTCGGCGCTCATCCTGTGCACCGTCCGGGACCTGTCCGCCTGCACCGGGGAATTCGTCCGGTGGTGGGCCGAAGACGGGGTGCATAAGGAGAGTCTCGAGGCGCTGCGTCCCAGTGGAACCCGCGCCTTGCTGGAGGGGTTGGCAGGAGGAGCGGTTTCGAGCCGGCTAGTGGCGCAGGTGCAGGCGAGAAGCCGGGGTAATCCGCTGCTCTCGGCATTGTTCCTCCGCGAACAAATGGACGCCGGGACGGTCCTGCGCAGGCGGGGGACCTGGGTATGGACGGGAGCGGTGTCATATTCCGGGGTACTGGCGGAACGGGTGGAGGCAGAGACCGGTGGACTGTCCGCGGAGGAACGGTACGCTGCGGACGTACTGGCCGTCAGCGGCTCCCTTCCGTTGCTCCAGCTTCTGGAGCTCGCCGACCCGCCGGCTGTGGAACGCCTGGAACAGGATCTCCTGATTGCCTCCGGTCCGGTCCGGACGGTTCAGCTTAAGGATCCGCTGCTTGCCGAGGCCGCGGCGGCACTGGTCGCGCCGACCCGTGCCGCGGAAATCCGGTCCCGGCTGGAGACAGTGCGGGAGCTGTATGCCTCCGGAGCCGGAAACGAACCGCAAACTGCTGCAGCGGCACGGACAGCCGCACTGAACGCCAGGGATCTGTCCCTGCGCGGGCGATGGGCAGAAGCCGCAGCAGCCGCACAGGTCTGCCGGGAATTGATGGAAAAATCCGCCGGGGCCGGAAGCTGGAGCCGGGAGCTGTTGTCGGAACTGTTTTGCGTGTACGTGCGCTGTGGCGACTTGCGGCAGGCCGCCGCCCTTCTGGCACAGACGGATGAGGCCGCCGTTGAACTCCATGGCGGCAACGATCTGTGCGAGGGCATTGTGCAGGTCCTCGGTGGGCGGGCGGACCGTGCGCTGGACTACCTGCAGCGGGCACTCGCCCAGCTCGAGGAGGAAGGCCCCGCAGACCTGCTTCCCCTCGCGGAAACGGCGGCAGCCTATGCATGCCTCCTGCTTAACGACGGCGATGCTGCCCGGGGTTATCTTGCGGCGGCGGACCAGGCATCCGGACTGGCCGATGCAGGGGTCTCCCAGCCGGGGGGAGGACTTGCCCGGCGCTTTGCCTGGCTGTGCGCTGCGCGCGGCGCGGCTTTCCACGGCGAAACAGAGAGGCCGGTGGACGTGGGTTCCGGCGGAGCCGGGGAAGACCTTTCCGGCGCCATGCTCGCACTGGCAACGGCGGCGCTGCAGGGCTGTGCGGATGCCGCCGTCGAACTTGGGGAAGCGGCGGCCGCCTGCAGCGGGGATGCAGCGGATTTGTACGCGGAACTGGCTGAGGGACTTGCCGCGTCCCGTCCCGCCAGCATGCTCCACGCCGCGGAGAGAGCGCATGGTCTGGGGCAATACCGGATGGCGTATGAGGCGGCCCGGGGAGCCTCCCGGCTGGCCCGCGAGCAGTCAGCGCGTTCCCTGCTCCGCGCCGCGCGACGGATCGAGAACGTCAGTTACCGGATGCTCAGTGCAGCACATTCGGTGGCCGACAGGCTGCCGGAACTGTCGGACTTTGAACGGGGACTGGCCCTGGAGGCGGCCGGCGGTAAAAGCAGTTCTCAGCTGGCTGCCAGCCTGCACCTGTCACCCCGGACCATCGACTGGCACCTGGGCCGCATCTTCCAGAAGCTGCGGGTGACGGGCCGTGCGGAACTGCGCGAGTGTCTCGAGCCGGAGCGCACGCAGCTCTGA